One window from the genome of Ancylothrix sp. D3o encodes:
- a CDS encoding type II toxin-antitoxin system VapC family toxin: MQLLLDTHIFLWLISGNNQLSAKFRENIQESNNTVYLSVVSLWECIIKYQLGKLPLPESPEIYLPKQRELHKIKSLRIDEASVAQLIKLPPLHRDPFDRLLICQSLQHKLIILTADSAVLAYQIAQFLQ; the protein is encoded by the coding sequence ATGCAATTATTATTAGATACTCACATATTCCTCTGGTTGATTAGCGGGAATAATCAGCTATCAGCCAAGTTTAGAGAGAACATTCAAGAGTCTAACAACACTGTGTATTTAAGCGTAGTTTCATTGTGGGAGTGTATCATTAAATATCAATTGGGAAAACTACCTTTACCAGAATCTCCAGAAATTTATTTACCAAAACAACGCGAACTCCACAAAATAAAAAGCTTACGAATTGATGAAGCAAGTGTGGCTCAATTAATTAAATTACCCCCACTCCACCGCGATCCATTTGACCGTTTGCTAATTTGTCAATCGCTACAGCATAAGTTGATAATTTTAACGGCGGATTCGGCAGTGCTGGCTTATCAAATCGCTCAATTTTTACAGTAA
- a CDS encoding DUF2281 domain-containing protein: MTPKEKLIEEINNSPDFLVEEVLDFLLFAKARRNQPAPLEEPKEPRPFGLAAGEFTVPPDFNDPLPEEVLQDFEGNS; the protein is encoded by the coding sequence ATGACTCCCAAAGAAAAACTCATTGAAGAAATTAACAATTCTCCTGATTTTCTTGTAGAAGAAGTATTAGACTTTCTCTTATTTGCAAAAGCTCGCAGAAACCAACCGGCCCCGTTAGAAGAACCGAAAGAGCCCCGTCCTTTTGGACTTGCAGCGGGAGAGTTTACAGTACCCCCTGACTTTAACGATCCATTACCTGAAGAGGTTTTGCAAGACTTTGAAGGAAACTCATAA